The genomic stretch aatatgatcctatctgaaaatCGGGAAGATGGCTAACTGGGGATATGACTGTTGCGTTGATTGGATGTAGACCTCGCTTCACTCTGTAACACAagaaacgtcagtgccgagccagagaaagggtccccggcgttggccctccgatgctcaagtcagtcatcagaAAGAGGGAAGAAGACGGAGCCACAGTGAACACAAGCGTGAATACTGAATAATGCGTACCTCCGCCTGTGCATGGGCCCCCGTTTATATAGCGCCCCAGCGGGGCGACGTGCATGCTTCTTGAGACGTGGGCACGTCTCCAATTTATCCTATGAAAGGACTTTTTAGGAAAGTACCTCTAATGTCAtatcttaacagggcatgcatatcccttaCAAGACAATAGAAGCTTTCATCGTATAATCCGCCTGTTGACCATGCATTGTGTCAGTGACATTATCTCCCAGAAGAATATTAAGAGATACATCAATGGTCCCTCTACTTGGCCAAGCGAGATAGCCGCTCGGCAGGGAACTCCTCCGCTTGATCGGACTCGGTTGCTCTTCCCTGCAGTGACTCGACTCAGTAGCGTGTTTCCGCCCGACCAGACTAACGCTCCGATTGTCCCAACATTTCTCTGCTTTATGATGAGCGCTTGATGATCTTGGCTGTACGGACGTTCTGTTTGGACTAGCCCTTTGCTGGTCGAGCGATTTATGCCCAATCGACCATTGTAGGAGAGCTCTGTTCCACCCCGCTTTGGTGGGTCCGTTGGTTCTCTAACGTTGATTTTCTTGACTTTAACTTCCACATCGATCGCTATCTCCGTTGTTTGACATGTACTTAATGGGTCCGCCATTATCATCGTATCATCAGCTATAGTGGATGATGTGGACGAAGCTTAGGACATAGGAGGGATTAGGGAGGAAGGGAAGGGCAAAAGGGTATTTTTCACATGGTGAGGGTTTTTGCTATTAAGAGGAGCACTGTTCTTCATGCAAGGGAGGTCGGTTCGTGCTTTTGCTGGACGCCGCCACCACCAAGAGGGGGAGCCGCCTATTCTTCTTCATGGCTCGCCGTCACCTTCGAGAAGGGGGCCGAcaagccacttcttcctccctcctcTCCTCCTGCTGGCAAGGACCTCCGGTAGCCACCTCCTCTCCGCCTCACGCACGCCTACGACGCCGCTTCCACTGGAACTACTTCTTCCTCTCTCTACTCGCCCGCCAGTAACCCGCCCGAGCATCATCTCTAGCACTGGGGTCGCCATCGCCGCCTCCCCAACGCTGGCAGCATCTAGCGCCTTAACTCACACGCCTGTCCTCTTTGGCTGACCTCCTATTGACGGATCAGCCCTCTAGTTGGCAGCCAGGCGCCGCCTCCAGTGCGCTCTCTTCCAGTGGGCGCCACCGCCGCCACCACTGCCTCCAGCGGGTGCCGCCATCGCTGCCTCCAGCGGGTGCCGCCATCGCTACCGCCGCCACCGCGCGTCGCCACCGCTGCCGCCATCGCACGTCGCCACCGCTGCCTCCAACGAGCGCCACCACCGCCGCAGGCTCTAGCGGGCGCCGCGGCAAACTCCATGTCGGCGTACAATTTCGACGCTAACTCGGTGTTCAAGCCATTGCTGATCCGGCCTTCGGGCCCATTGCTATTGTGTTCTGCCACCATGATCTGTGTTATGTTCCGACCATTGAGCCGTTCTATCTCATTTCGTACCGTTATCATGCTTGTGAGTTATTAgcattatccggcctgcgtgccgtgtgccGGCCTGCGAGCCGCTATCATATTCAGCCTGTGGCGTCCTCTTGGATCCATGTTGCATCGGATTTCATGTTGACGCCTCCAGATCCGACTCCTCAGCTAGCTCACACTCATCTACTCGTCTGGGCCATTATGACTCGATCGACATCGCGatcagctcaccgatccatctgAGGgtgccccccggggccagggtacgtcatcgcACTCGTTCTACATTTACTTTATTGTCCTGttattatttgattgattatacaTTCgtgggatctgcctcgagcatcggggtaccagagaccgggacaACCTGATCGCTAGCTACAAGtactgttgaccagaggactccggacgacttggtcaacacgggatATAGCTCAACCTCCGGGTCATGAGAATGCGGTCAACCTTATAAACATGTCACACTGACATATTCGTTTTCTTAATTTCCCGACAGAATCAGTGGAGTAGAAGGATGTGTAATTATCATCCAAGCACTTTCCTTCAAATGAAATGCACAATTTAAGGGATATTGAGCTTTGGACCGTAGCTCTAAGTTTAACTTTACTTACctgattattaatattatttctttttacaaaacatagattttaatggatttaaaagtATACGGTTTTGCTTCAAAtggaatgttttttttttgttttgttttctaaaAATATCCGTTTAATATGTTTTTTGTAAAAGGAATATTTACCATAGGTAGTGTTAAATGATTAGAATATGTTCagtcaaaatatattttataaataattattaaagattattttaataatattatatttatatattaattaacaCATATATTATAATTCATTTCTAGCGGACACTTCGAACCAACACGATTTACTGTAAATACGCCGATCCCTTTCATAGATATTGCATAGGTAAAAAAAACATTCCATTTCTAAGGCAGGTACTTTGGCCTGATGCTTCCCATTACAACATTATATTGCGATTTCTTATACTAATTACTAATTAAGGTTTCTCGCCTTCACCGCCGGCCGTCACCCCCGTCGTTTCCGGCTAGCAACAGGTACTTCTCTCGCCGCGTGAGCCCAGTGCACTCGAACCCCAGCACCTCTGCTATGCGCCTCTGCACCGCGTTCGCCACCTCAGCAGGGCTCCTCCCGCCGGCGGGGAGCATGGGCGTCAGCACGTGTATCTCGTAAACCGGCGCGGGGTCCATTAGGAATGAGACCGGATCGAACCACTTCCTCCCGCTGGCCGTGGTGCCGTGCAGCGTCCCCACCCGGGTCTCCACCGCCACCGGAACGATGTCGTCGGCCACCTCCGCGAACAGCGGGCTGAAACGCAGCAGATACGGCTCCCGGCAGGTGGTCCCCTCCGGGCACATCGCCAGCTCCCCCTTCGCCAGCATCCGCCGGATCGTCGCCGCGTCCCGGACCCGGTCGCGAGCCAGCCGCACCGTCCGCACCGGCGCGATCATCTCCGACACGCGGCTGAGGCCGTACGTCACCGCCGGCACCGGCCGCCGCAGCGCCGCCGAGAGCACCACGGGGTCGAGCAGCGTCCGGTGGTTGCAGGCGAAGAGAACGCCCTTCCGTGCCGCCGGCAGCTGCCCGCCGAGGCGGAAACGGATGCCGGCCGAGGCGCCGACGAGTAACGCGAGGTCGTACGGCAACACGGTCCCGATCAAGATCCTAGATATGGCCAGCGGGACCGCAATCGGCACCCAGAGGAAGAACGCGAGGGTGGCGCAGGGCGTGGGGAAGAAAGCGAGCCTGCCGTCGTGGAAAACCAGAGGCTTCGTGTACTTGTCCCTCGGCAACGCCGTCGCCGCTCCTTCCTCGTTCACAACATAAATCTCCTGCTCATTCCGCGATAAATCAATTAAACTAAAACGTATCCAATTTTGAAGCTCGCGACGTGTCATGCAAAACTTGCCGCCGGAAAAAATGTCAGAGGAAGTGGTGCAGCGAACCTTGGAGAAGGTGGCGAGCAGGTGATCATGAGAGTTGCAGGGGCTCAGAACCGCTACGTCAGCCTTGCTCTCCCGGAATAGCTCTTCGAGAGCCTTCTGCCTTGAAAAAACAGAGAGGAAGCCGGTGAAGCGGCTGCGGCCCTCCGCCACCTGGAGCTCCGGCGCAACCACTTCGCTGACGCCCAAATACTCCCTCAGGAAGCCTTCCACCATGGGCCTCGGCATGGCGGTGACCACCACCCGCCGCCCCGTGCAGGCCGCGAGCATCTCGCATGGCTGGAGCCGCAGGTTCTCCAGGTAAAACTTGGAGAGTACGGCCCTGCGCACCAGATCGACGGCTCCGGCGCTGAGCCCGCAGAAGGTGACAAAGGCCATGGCCCGCATCGTGCTCTCCCTGCGGACGCGCGACAAGGCCCACAGAAGAGGCCAGAGGAGGAGCAAGAGGAGGGCTCGCAGCGGGCCGCCGCCCTCGAAAGCCACGAGCATGAAGTAAGGGAAGGTGCATGAGGTGCTCAGCAAGGCGCCCTCGAAGTCACACACCAGGGCTTGGCCGTCTCCTCCATGCGAAGAGCCGCCGCCGGCCGCGGTGGGGGAAAGGGAATGACGATCGACGTGATGCAATTTGGAGCAGTTCCTGAAGCCGTAGCTCTCCAGCTTCCGGACAACCCTGCAGCACGTGAAGCGCACTTGAGCAGAGACCTTTAGCAGCAGCATGGGGACGGCGGCCATGGCCGGTAACTCTCCTTGCCCGAGAACCTTGATGCAGTGGATTACTATATATAGCAATAAATATGGCTCTATGCTGGCCCCGATGGCATTAAAGGGCAATGCCATGCATGGACTCGAGTTTTGATACGGGTTCTCCACTCTGGGGAAGAAAGCCGAGCTCTGTTCCACCGCCCGCTAGTAGCCCTAATCAATGAACTGAGTGATTTTCAGTATTCTCATTTTAAACATAATCAAATGATTAGAGCCTAGGTGTGTAAATGAGTCAAATCGCTCGTTAGCTATTTAAAATTTGATTCGATAAAAATTCGTTTAAGCTCGTTTAATGAgattcgttaagataaacaaatcaagctcaagcttcataatATTCGGTTCGTTAGCaggtgaacatgttcgttaagctcataaatcaatttttaaataaaaaagtaataattttgatattaaatttaaagattttacagtctatttatgaaaaatatagacaaatatattaaatttatttattataataaaattataaattttaacaagaatattataatttttttaaaatatataatttaatttttaatgaatatttaaatttataatttatatttattaaactcgtttaggctcgataaaagctcgtgggccatgaatatattcgttaaataaagttcgagctcggttcgattataaatgagtcaaactcaaacatccaaaaaATTCGACTCGGttcgactcgattacacccccTGAGAGGCTCTAGAACCGCACCAATTAACCAGGTCCAGAGGAAAACAAACATCTACATCAAAACAAAATTACAGCATGACTGTTTTCTCTCTGACAATGGACTAAGAATCAGGACTCATCTAATTCTACACCCCAAAAGTAAAGGGGGCAACCTCTAGGATTTCCACTGAAATTCATagtaaaagcattttaaaagaaCAGGTAGACATAGCCGAATTGATACTTCAATAATAGATtatcataaaagaaataaaactccAACCATCTAAAAAGACCGCTCAAttattatgatttatttttttcattttgctGTTGTACCATTAGTGAGATAATCAGGATGAACGGGTCACTTTTGTCATATAAAAATATGATGCACGAATTATGCATTGTACTTTGGAAGATCTTCATGGAGGATTTGAAACATCCACCGATGCTTTCACATGGGCACTTCATTGATCCTTTTGTAGAGCATACTTAGCCTACAGGAGAAGATGATGAAGTGTTGAAAATGTGAATGAAATAAAGTGATGAAGATTAGGAAATTCTATTATGTATGAGTTTAGTTTCACATTAAAAATCTTGTCTTTATTATTGATTTAAATTATGACATATGTATTGATGTTATAAACATATGTATAGAGAGACTCTCTCATGCGTAAGTGCGCAGGGGTGGGTGCAAATTCAAGGTCTGGATTTtactgaaccaaggttgactcgtgtgcgagcataACCTATGCATGTTGAATGTCGGACCGGTCGAGGTAAAATTTTCCCAAAAGAATAAATCAACATATTACCATTTGAATCTCTTTTTTGCTATATGCTCAAGAGTGTAATGGAAgtattaatgtgaaattaatggtGGCTCCATAATGTTTCGACATTAATGGTGATTTCATAACATCTCAGTATTATtggcgacattaaactcattaataataatttcgtaacgtctcgacattaatgaacacattaaacccattaatgacgacattaaacccagctttaaatgatcataacttgatcatttattgcagacaaggtgagagctcctatataaggaggctggatcttgagcaaagagaGACGCATAAGAGAAGCGAAAGCAAGAGAATccctccaccttcgttccccgattcttctctcagtcgtgcatccgctcAGTTTAACTACTCATGATAGCACTCAAGTacattctcagttcgccacgtACAACTAGTGCTTGGTTGCGTTCGTGGTTTtgtcgttgtatcctgggaaatagacgacccgaggaaacctcgaagcacaaccAGAGGTAgggcaaatctgtttcaaggaaactgcggcCATTACAGGCCTCGGTCCCTTCGCCTGTCAGCCGCTTCACCCGCTCATACTTTGTTGCTCGAACTCGGTGCTCTGCCTGCACTAagcaattagtagaaaccaatcgCCACTGGCAggctgagattatcagctcaggttatctcgacagataagttagaattgattttgtgtaatttcaattcagttaATTCCCCAatatctccggcaacagattatctaacaatcttgaaacagactaGATTCTGTTGAGATGGGCACAGAACataatgttgaggtgcaacagactcaataCATGCAGCCCCCCTCCGCCCCAattggaactgtgtcaatcaGTCATGGGAAAAAatcagagaagttcagtggactgaacttcaagagatggcagcagaagatgctcttctacctgactaTGCTCAATCTGGcttggttcttgaccgaggaccctcccaagtgtggtgaggatgctgatgcacaaaccatcagtacagtggaggcatggactcattctgagttcctttgccgaaattACATCCTCAACTGTCTTGTCGACTCactgtacgctgtgtatagcatgaagagaacagctaaggagttgtgggaccccttggacaagaagtacaagacggaaGATGCAGGGggcaagaagttcatcgtgggtcgattcctagattacaagatggttgactccaagacagtgataagccaagtccaggagtttcaggtgatcttgcacgagatctactcagaagggatggttctgagtaaaATCTTCTAGGTAGcagctatcattgagaagttggctcccggctggaaggacttcaagaattacctaaagcacaagcggaaggagaagaatgtggaggaactcattattAGACTTTGcatagaagaagacaacaagagttcagagaggaaacTATTCTCTcaagctactgtgaaagccaacatgGTCGAGCACGGTAAAAGCTTGAAACGAAAGAACCCCAAGTCtaccaagatgggacccagaggaggcatagcaagtctctgggaagtgctttaaCTGTGACAAAgtaggtcacaaatcttcggagtataggaaacgaagaagaagcaagaggccaacctgaacgagggaccagaaatggacgacctctacgcagtggtctcagaactgaacctagtcggttcaaacccgcgacaatggtggatctatactggagccaccagacatgtgcgctataacaaggagctgctccaaaactttgaagaagtcactggagacaagttgttcatggggaactcagcaacctcgaacATCATGGgtcaaggaaaagtggtgctgaagatgaccttggcaaggaccttactctaaACAATATGTTGTATGTTCCGAAGATTTGAAAGAATCTAGTGCCCAGATCACtgctaagcaagcatgactttcgcattgtttttgagtTATACAGAGTTGTGCTGTCTAAGAATGGAATGTTTATAGGAAGAGGCTATATATCTGATGgactgtttaagctcaatgtaatgactactaggcctaagataaataagaatgaaaactcttccacttatatgcttaagTCTTCATGTTTATGGCATGGTAGACTATGACATGTTAACTatgatgtgttgcgtagattaataaatatgcaaagtatacctacattccaccttgacccaaaacacaagtgtgagatttgtgttgaagcaaaaacGGCAAGGTCAtattttcaacatattgaaagatgtAAGAAACCACTCGTGCTAATCCACACCAACGTGTGTGGCCTCAAAGATACACCAACACATGGTGGGAATaagtacttcatcacttttgtagatgataacacaaaatactgttatgtgtatcttcttaaaagtaaggatgaaactatagagaaatttgctctctataaaaatgaggttgaaaaccagttTAATAGAAAAATTAAGGTAGTTTGAAGTGACTGAAtaggtgaatatgtatcaccgtttgttgagttgtgtgctgaacatgggatcaaatatgaaacaacaactccttatactcctcagcaaaatggagttactGAGCggaagaatcgaactctaaaggagataatAAATGCTCTTATATTAAGCTCTAGATTGCCAGACTTCATGTGAGGAGAGCTGTGTTAActgctaattaccttttaaataaggtaccctggaagaaaatagataagagttcTTACGAATTGTGGAGtagaagacaaccgtcctacaaatatttatgaatatgGGGGTGTCTGGCTAAAGTTTTAGTGTCTGAtttgaaaaggattaagataggaccaaagactattgattatatatttattggatatgcacagaaTAGAAGTGCTTATCGATTTATTGTGTATGAATCATAAATACCGGaaatacacaagaactcgataatagaatcgagaaatacctcgttcttcgagcatgtgtttccatataagacccgagaggatgctagctcctcaaagcgggcatatgaaacacaaggtgaagatgatgatgaggaaccagtggaggttgagcttagatggagcaaaagagctcgggtagaaaaatcctatggatcaaattttatcactttcatgttagaaagtgagccccgaagttactcagaagctgtaggctcttctgatggacctcactgatAAGAGGCAATTGTATCTGAGATAGACTCTATCTTGTAAAATCATACTTAGGAACTTGTGGATTTTCCTCCggaaagtaaaccactaggttgcaagtggatcatcaagaagaaaataaaagcagaTGGCACAATTAATAAGTATAAGAaaagattggtaatcaaaggatactgacAACAAAAAGGCCTTGATTACTTTGCTACGTATtctccggtatcgagaataacttccattataGTATTGTTAGCTATtgtcgctctatggaatctcaaaatacatcaGATAGATGTAAAGACTGTCTTTCTAAATGAAGATTTAGAAGAGGGAATGCACATTGAGCAACCTAAGGGATTCTCTATGACAAGACAGAAAAATAAAGTATGTAGATTGgtaaagtcattatatggcttgaaacaaacaccaaagtagtgacatgaaaaatttgataatgccatgaaggaatgtggattcaagattaatgaatgtgataaatataTCTACATGAAAGTCACAGAGAGTAACTATGTTATCTTGtgcttatatgtagatgacatacttatctttgggagtaatgataagataattaaatccactaaagatatgttgaactcaagatttgacatgaaagacatgagactaactgatgtgattctaggaatcaaaattcttagaacaatagaagaacttgttcttagtcagtaccatacgtggacaaaattcttgaaaaattcaccaagggtgatactgcattgGCATGAACGTCGATAGATacaagtcaacatctatcaaaaaatcgaggtgaaagtatctctcaattagagtactctcgagtgattggaagtctgatgtacctgatAAGTTGTACACGACTAGACTTGGCCTacacagtaagtaaactgagtagatacacgaatAATCCCAGTGCTGAGCactagaaagggataacaagagtactgaggtacttaaggtatactcgtgaatatggtctgcactatacaagatatcctacTGTGATCGAAAGATACAACGATGTGAGTTGGATATctaacataaaagactctaagtctacgagtggaaatgtattcactctgggaggtgcagccatttcctagaaatcttctaagcaaatcgtaataaccagatccatgatggaatctgagtttgtagctcttgataaatgtgatgaagaggttgaatgactacgacaattctaagaagatattccacgatagCTGAAACCTGTGTtggcaatttgcatacattgcgacaGTCAATCATCAATTAGTCGGGCACAaagtcatctgtataatggtaagtctagacatatacgtcgtagacataataccattaaacaactactctcaacgggagttatcactgttgactatgtgaggtCAAAGGATAACTTAGCGGATCtgttaaccaaagggttaaatcgagagttagttgtaaGTTCATCACGAGGAATAGACTTGATGTCGTTGTCaacgatcagtgcagaggacacccaacctatgctgactggagatcctaagaactaggttcaaagggacaactaatctgcactgactaaacACATTGTGGGGAAACAACCCAATgaatcagtgaaggatggagaTTAAGCACACGACTTTTAATGATTAAGAAGAGTAGATGGCTACTCTCAAGGGATCGCCTATGTGAGGAAGAACTGAGGTCGCTTCGAAGAGAACTGGAGGCACAactcttagagcttctcacagaatcaggcgtgttcatggccaaaaacgaacacactcatgagaactaagttttatcagggagagtcttgggtgagatataTCAATGTTACACAGACGGCAGAATAGTTCAAGAACATCACGTCTACTGTCAGCCAGTAAGcaaacagatcttcacaaggAAACGTTCAAAGGGTAAAATTTAACTATCCTATATTTGACTCAACTATTGAATGCTATCATATACCCtgtttttcattcatgtgggggattgttggaaatgtgaatggaataaagaggtggaaacgaagagactctattgtgtatgagtttagtcccacattaagtctcttggctttattgttggtttaaattatgacacatgcattgatattgtaaacatatgcatggggagagactctctcatgcGTGAGTGCACACAGGGGTGGGTGCAAATTCAGTGCCCGGATTGTACTGAATgaatgttgactcgtgtgcgagcacgacctacGCATGTCAAATGGCAAACCGGTtaaggcaaaatttgcccaaaagAATAAACAACATATTGTCACTTGAATCTCTTTTTCCTACATGCTCAAGAGTGTAACggaagcattaatgtgaaattaatgatGATTccataacgtctcgacattaatagtgacattaaactcattaatggtgatttagTAACGACTCAgtattaatgacgacattaaactcattaataataatttcatagcgtctcgacattaatgaacacattaaacccattaataatgACATTAAtgaactctcaattcaaatttaG from Zingiber officinale cultivar Zhangliang chromosome 5B, Zo_v1.1, whole genome shotgun sequence encodes the following:
- the LOC121983986 gene encoding glycerol-3-phosphate acyltransferase 1-like — protein: MALPFNAIGASIEPYLLLYIVIHCIKVLGQGELPAMAAVPMLLLKVSAQVRFTCCRVVRKLESYGFRNCSKLHHVDRHSLSPTAAGGGSSHGGDGQALVCDFEGALLSTSCTFPYFMLVAFEGGGPLRALLLLLLWPLLWALSRVRRESTMRAMAFVTFCGLSAGAVDLVRRAVLSKFYLENLRLQPCEMLAACTGRRVVVTAMPRPMVEGFLREYLGVSEVVAPELQVAEGRSRFTGFLSVFSRQKALEELFRESKADVAVLSPCNSHDHLLATFSKEIYVVNEEGAATALPRDKYTKPLVFHDGRLAFFPTPCATLAFFLWVPIAVPLAISRILIGTVLPYDLALLVGASAGIRFRLGGQLPAARKGVLFACNHRTLLDPVVLSAALRRPVPAVTYGLSRVSEMIAPVRTVRLARDRVRDAATIRRMLAKGELAMCPEGTTCREPYLLRFSPLFAEVADDIVPVAVETRVGTLHGTTASGRKWFDPVSFLMDPAPVYEIHVLTPMLPAGGRSPAEVANAVQRRIAEVLGFECTGLTRREKYLLLAGNDGGDGRR